A region of Novipirellula aureliae DNA encodes the following proteins:
- a CDS encoding protein BatD, with the protein MSHPNGHLPIPSLTRLATPHVAEVARTWTETIQTRSGSGYERGGSRKLWRVRLLAVACILLAGRASAAEVTTKTSTESVQVAEPFALEISVIASPDAKVTFPSVAEKLGEFDIRGSQDVFDVPTPDASGRRVWMRRMTLESIATGKLTIPPIEIRVNENGNDTLVQSRPIAVRVASVLEDRSDPTEFRDIQPVVDVDVPVVSSNEWVGWTIGGVAVLTLCAIVGLVLSRRGRWLTPNAWAMTEFDELEASIDANAIDSEIAAQRLSDIVLSYLLLQFGIADAGRTPHELLNELAFSKRVAVAQSDQLESLFTLADKAKFAGLQLSTMGLKSAIADSRELVQRIADEFESGRSRQTLHDAEKEGPIHGEISYGKDSTSGEFGDEKTKDNN; encoded by the coding sequence ATGAGTCATCCAAACGGTCACTTGCCGATTCCATCTCTGACACGATTGGCTACACCCCACGTAGCCGAAGTCGCCAGAACTTGGACGGAAACCATTCAAACTCGAAGCGGTTCCGGATACGAAAGAGGCGGTTCCCGCAAACTTTGGCGAGTTCGGCTTTTGGCGGTCGCTTGTATTCTGCTTGCCGGCCGAGCCTCGGCTGCGGAAGTGACAACGAAAACCTCCACCGAATCGGTTCAAGTGGCCGAACCGTTCGCGTTGGAGATTTCGGTGATAGCGTCCCCGGATGCGAAAGTTACCTTTCCCTCCGTCGCCGAGAAGCTCGGCGAGTTTGACATTCGAGGCTCGCAAGATGTATTTGACGTTCCGACCCCCGATGCAAGTGGCAGGCGTGTTTGGATGCGTCGAATGACGCTCGAAAGTATCGCGACGGGTAAGCTGACCATTCCGCCAATTGAGATCCGAGTGAATGAGAACGGAAACGACACACTTGTTCAATCGAGACCTATCGCTGTTCGTGTTGCCAGCGTGCTCGAAGATCGTAGCGACCCGACCGAATTCCGTGACATTCAGCCGGTGGTTGACGTCGATGTCCCCGTCGTTTCCTCCAACGAATGGGTAGGGTGGACAATCGGCGGTGTGGCGGTACTGACGCTCTGTGCGATCGTTGGACTTGTGTTGTCGCGGCGTGGCCGTTGGTTGACCCCGAATGCATGGGCGATGACGGAATTTGATGAACTCGAAGCGTCGATCGATGCGAATGCCATTGATAGTGAAATCGCCGCACAGCGGTTATCCGACATCGTCCTCAGCTATCTGTTGCTGCAATTTGGAATCGCCGACGCAGGGCGTACGCCGCACGAGTTGCTGAATGAACTGGCATTTAGCAAACGTGTTGCGGTTGCCCAATCCGACCAGCTGGAAAGTTTATTCACGCTGGCTGACAAAGCGAAGTTTGCTGGTTTGCAACTATCGACCATGGGACTCAAAAGTGCAATTGCCGACTCACGCGAACTGGTCCAACGGATTGCCGACGAATTTGAAAGTGGCCGAAGTCGCCAAACTTTGCATGACGCCGAAAAAGAGGGTCCTATCCATGGCGAGATCAGCTATGGGAAAGATTCAACCTCTGGCGAGTTCGGTGATGAGAAAACAAAGGACAATAACTAA
- a CDS encoding AAA family ATPase — MQNHSATRDRVSELTHEIRNQSEPFRRIVEQVNHVLVGQEKLVHRMLIGLLANGHLLIEGVPGLAKTTAVASLAKAINTGFQRLQFTPDLLPADLIGTQVYRPQDQTFVVQKGPIFSNLILADEINRAPAKVQSALLEAMQERQVTIGGETFTLDDPFLVMATQNPVEQEGTYQLPEAQTDRFMLKVIVDYPNRDEELRILQRMSKTAAKFDIQAVTSPAEILSARELVDEIYVDSKVQNYVVDLVMATRQPEAYGLNLGELIMFGGSPRATINLTLAAKANAFLASRGYVTPADVKEIAMDVLRHRVMVTYEAEAENRTSESIVSEILNHIATP, encoded by the coding sequence ATGCAGAACCACTCCGCCACTCGAGATCGTGTCAGCGAGCTGACTCATGAAATTCGTAACCAAAGCGAACCGTTTCGGCGGATCGTTGAGCAAGTCAACCACGTCCTAGTGGGCCAGGAAAAGCTCGTTCATCGGATGCTCATTGGGCTGCTTGCCAATGGTCACCTGCTGATAGAAGGCGTGCCAGGCCTAGCGAAAACGACTGCGGTGGCGAGTTTAGCCAAGGCGATCAACACAGGATTCCAGCGGTTGCAATTCACGCCCGACCTGTTGCCAGCCGATTTGATCGGTACACAGGTCTATCGTCCGCAAGATCAAACCTTTGTTGTTCAGAAAGGACCAATCTTTTCGAATCTGATTTTGGCAGACGAAATCAACCGTGCTCCGGCGAAGGTGCAAAGTGCATTGCTCGAAGCGATGCAAGAACGGCAGGTGACGATCGGTGGCGAGACCTTCACGTTGGACGATCCGTTCCTCGTGATGGCGACTCAAAACCCGGTCGAGCAAGAAGGCACTTACCAATTGCCGGAAGCACAAACGGACCGTTTTATGTTGAAGGTGATCGTTGACTATCCAAACCGTGATGAAGAACTCAGGATTTTGCAGCGGATGAGCAAGACGGCGGCGAAATTCGATATCCAAGCGGTGACTTCGCCTGCGGAGATTTTGTCCGCTCGCGAGTTGGTCGATGAGATCTACGTCGACTCGAAGGTGCAAAACTACGTTGTGGATTTAGTCATGGCGACTCGCCAACCGGAAGCTTACGGACTAAATTTGGGCGAATTGATCATGTTCGGTGGTTCGCCGCGTGCAACGATCAACTTGACGCTGGCTGCCAAAGCAAATGCATTCTTGGCGAGCCGTGGTTACGTGACGCCAGCGGACGTGAAAGAGATTGCGATGGATGTGCTCCGTCACCGCGTCATGGTGACCTATGAAGCGGAAGCCGAAAATCGCACCAGCGAATCGATCGTGTCAGAAATTTTGAATCACATTGCAACACCGTAA
- a CDS encoding vWA domain-containing protein, whose translation MFYSPWYLLLLLLLPLLAWRLFAPQRRGAIRFSSLKLAQQMPRTLRQRLLWLPAALTIAAMTLIIIAIARPREGREQTVAESEGIAIEMVVDRSGSMQAMDFQINGEHVDRLTAIKKVAGEFVIGDEENNLEGRFSDLVGLITFAGYADGETPPTLDHAFLVSQLNNSRIVTNRREDGTAIGDAISLAVEKLNALDARQKQKVQSKVVILLTDGENNAGELEPVQAAELAATMGVKVYTIGVGTKGEAPIPVTDPFGRRTLRLMPVNIDEETLTKVAELTGGKYFRATDTDSLAKIYAEIDQLEKTKVEAKHFVDYRELAIQSYAGYVTLPPLLLIAFVLLATRLVLQETWLRELT comes from the coding sequence ATGTTCTATTCCCCCTGGTACCTCCTCCTCTTGCTACTGCTACCCCTGTTGGCGTGGCGATTGTTTGCTCCGCAGCGACGTGGCGCCATCCGTTTCAGCAGTCTAAAACTCGCTCAGCAGATGCCGCGCACGCTACGTCAGCGTCTGCTGTGGCTTCCGGCCGCTCTGACAATCGCCGCCATGACGCTAATCATCATCGCTATCGCTCGGCCTCGCGAAGGACGCGAGCAAACAGTCGCTGAGAGCGAAGGGATCGCCATCGAAATGGTCGTCGACCGAAGTGGCAGTATGCAGGCGATGGATTTCCAAATCAACGGCGAGCATGTTGACCGACTCACCGCAATCAAAAAGGTCGCGGGCGAATTTGTGATAGGGGACGAGGAAAACAACCTCGAAGGCCGTTTTAGCGATCTCGTCGGCTTGATCACTTTCGCTGGATATGCCGATGGTGAAACACCACCAACGCTCGACCATGCGTTCCTCGTATCACAGCTAAACAACTCCCGCATCGTCACCAATCGTCGTGAAGACGGAACGGCGATCGGCGATGCGATTTCGCTGGCGGTAGAGAAACTAAACGCACTCGATGCTCGACAAAAACAAAAGGTACAAAGTAAAGTCGTCATCTTGCTGACCGATGGCGAGAACAATGCAGGTGAACTAGAACCGGTTCAAGCCGCTGAACTGGCTGCGACAATGGGGGTCAAAGTTTACACGATCGGCGTTGGAACCAAGGGCGAAGCCCCTATCCCAGTGACCGATCCGTTCGGCCGACGAACCCTTCGGTTGATGCCTGTGAATATTGACGAAGAGACACTGACGAAAGTGGCAGAACTGACAGGCGGAAAGTATTTCCGTGCGACCGACACCGATTCGCTAGCAAAGATCTATGCCGAGATCGACCAACTCGAAAAGACGAAAGTCGAAGCCAAGCATTTTGTGGATTACCGCGAATTGGCGATCCAGTCATACGCAGGCTACGTGACACTGCCGCCCCTTTTGCTAATCGCGTTCGTGCTGCTAGCAACACGATTGGTGCTGCAGGAAACTTGGCTACGAGAATTGACATAG
- a CDS encoding DUF58 domain-containing protein, whose protein sequence is MIPREMIKKIRRIQIRTSHKVDELLAGNWHSAFKGRGIEFEEVRPYQIGDDVRTIDWNVTARSDQPYVKLFREERELSVQLLVDLSGSQNLGTTSQTKRELVAELGALLAMSAIKNNDKVGLTLFTDGIEIAIPARKGSRHVLRLIRELLYCQPIGTGTNVKHALEHLNRVCKRRTVVFLISDFQDSQYESALKVARRKHDIIPVVIYDQREQRMPNVGLVRLQDEETGEVVTLDTASRKNRQQYAELYRKHSEARDNLFRRLRLTPIHLETGCDIVEPLHRYFHQRESRI, encoded by the coding sequence ATGATCCCGCGTGAAATGATCAAGAAGATCCGGCGAATTCAAATTCGTACGTCGCACAAGGTTGATGAGTTGCTAGCAGGCAACTGGCACTCGGCCTTCAAAGGTCGCGGGATCGAATTTGAAGAAGTGCGACCGTACCAGATCGGCGACGATGTTCGCACGATCGACTGGAACGTGACCGCTCGTAGCGATCAACCCTATGTCAAACTGTTCCGTGAAGAACGAGAACTATCCGTGCAATTACTGGTCGACCTCAGTGGTTCACAGAACCTCGGCACGACGTCCCAAACCAAACGCGAACTCGTCGCAGAGCTCGGGGCTTTGTTGGCCATGTCGGCAATCAAGAACAATGACAAAGTTGGACTGACGCTGTTCACCGACGGGATCGAAATCGCAATCCCCGCTCGCAAGGGTTCGAGACATGTCCTGAGGTTGATCCGTGAGCTGCTATATTGCCAACCGATTGGAACGGGGACGAATGTGAAACACGCTCTGGAACATCTCAATCGAGTTTGCAAGCGGCGCACGGTCGTGTTTTTGATCAGTGACTTTCAAGACAGTCAATACGAATCGGCATTGAAGGTGGCTCGTCGCAAACATGACATTATCCCGGTCGTGATCTATGACCAGCGTGAACAAAGGATGCCCAACGTGGGCTTGGTTCGGCTGCAAGACGAAGAGACGGGCGAGGTGGTGACGCTGGATACGGCTAGTCGCAAGAATCGCCAGCAGTACGCGGAGCTGTACCGCAAGCATTCCGAAGCGCGAGACAACCTGTTTCGACGGTTGCGGTTGACGCCGATTCATTTGGAAACGGGTTGCGACATTGTCGAACCGCTACACCGATACTTTCACCAGCGGGAGAGCCGAATATGA
- a CDS encoding PAS domain-containing sensor histidine kinase has product MKSPNQSNESQVPLQPGFPEWLRVSFVEELPLCVILKDLDGKFTYVNKQTARLFGLPAEAIVGKTDFDLYPNELAQKYWDDDRMVIQSGQAIEQIEKNVTVPASRIVKVRKTPLRCRDGKIIGIEVLFWDVTAHQEAEANLEQERFLLQSLLNHLPDFIYFKDLESRFLRVSRAHASRLGLSNPADAIGSKDSDYFTKPYADAARMDELQLIRSGQNVLGREEHACWPDGSETWVATSKLPLRDEGGKTVGTFGISRDISELKAAAEALERAKQVAEAASRAKSEFVANLSHEIRTPMNAIIGMAELLANSGLDEQRTEQARTILESGECLLRLLNDILDFSRIESGRVELDPVPGDLSNCVQGAIRLMKVQANEKSIKLEARVNLATPDFVVADFVRLRQILVNLIGNAIKFTAQGGVTLSVDHVSRINQMVTLQFAVSDTGIGIPNDKLDVIFEEFEQADKSTTRRFGGTGLGLAITSRLVKLMGGQIKVKSQTGLGSTFSFSLTFPVADETETSEFGDPNKASSSSQTSSEPLRILLAEDGETNQMVATILLEGLGHQVKIAHNGCEAVQLSDTESFDLILMDLEMPEMDGIQATRQIRNREYGTNRHMPIIAMTAHAMESDEQRCLEAGMDAYIAKPIRQNNVFVTIENLMKKVKSRSSL; this is encoded by the coding sequence ATGAAAAGCCCAAACCAATCGAACGAATCGCAAGTCCCTTTGCAACCTGGATTTCCAGAATGGCTGCGTGTTTCATTTGTCGAAGAGCTTCCGCTCTGCGTGATCCTGAAAGACTTGGACGGGAAATTCACGTACGTCAACAAGCAGACGGCTCGTCTGTTTGGTTTGCCTGCCGAAGCCATTGTCGGCAAAACAGACTTCGACCTGTATCCTAATGAATTGGCCCAAAAGTACTGGGATGATGACCGGATGGTGATCCAGTCCGGACAGGCGATCGAGCAGATTGAGAAGAACGTCACGGTTCCGGCTAGCCGAATCGTCAAAGTCCGCAAGACGCCTCTGCGTTGCCGAGATGGCAAGATCATCGGGATCGAAGTACTCTTTTGGGACGTGACCGCACATCAGGAAGCCGAAGCGAATCTGGAGCAAGAGCGTTTCCTGCTTCAATCACTCTTGAACCACTTACCCGACTTTATCTACTTCAAAGATCTTGAGAGTCGTTTCCTTCGTGTGAGCCGTGCGCACGCGTCACGACTCGGCCTGTCCAATCCTGCGGATGCGATTGGCTCGAAAGACAGTGACTACTTTACCAAACCGTACGCGGACGCGGCTCGGATGGATGAGCTGCAACTGATCCGATCGGGCCAGAACGTGCTTGGACGTGAGGAGCATGCGTGTTGGCCAGATGGAAGCGAAACATGGGTTGCAACCAGCAAGCTACCGCTTCGCGATGAAGGCGGCAAGACCGTCGGCACGTTCGGCATCTCGCGCGATATCTCGGAACTCAAGGCCGCCGCCGAGGCACTCGAACGTGCAAAGCAGGTTGCCGAGGCTGCGAGTAGAGCAAAGAGTGAGTTCGTCGCCAACTTGAGCCACGAAATACGCACTCCCATGAACGCAATCATCGGCATGGCAGAACTGCTGGCGAATAGCGGCCTCGACGAACAACGAACGGAACAGGCTAGAACCATTTTGGAGTCAGGGGAATGTCTGCTCCGTTTGCTCAATGACATCCTCGATTTCTCGCGAATCGAATCGGGACGCGTCGAACTCGATCCCGTGCCAGGCGATTTGTCTAATTGTGTGCAAGGCGCAATCCGGCTGATGAAGGTCCAAGCCAACGAAAAGTCAATCAAACTCGAGGCACGAGTCAACCTAGCGACTCCGGATTTTGTCGTCGCAGACTTTGTTCGGCTCCGTCAAATTCTGGTCAACCTGATCGGCAACGCAATCAAGTTCACGGCGCAGGGAGGCGTAACTCTATCGGTCGATCATGTGAGTCGTATCAACCAAATGGTGACACTCCAATTCGCCGTTTCCGATACAGGAATTGGAATCCCCAATGATAAACTTGATGTGATCTTCGAAGAGTTTGAGCAAGCTGATAAATCAACCACGCGGCGTTTCGGCGGCACAGGACTCGGACTTGCCATTACGTCACGCCTCGTAAAGTTGATGGGCGGCCAAATCAAAGTCAAAAGTCAAACAGGACTTGGAAGTACCTTCTCTTTCTCGCTCACATTCCCTGTTGCGGACGAAACCGAAACGAGCGAGTTTGGCGACCCAAACAAAGCGTCATCCTCATCGCAAACTTCGAGCGAACCGCTTCGTATCCTGCTAGCCGAAGATGGTGAGACGAATCAGATGGTTGCAACCATACTGCTCGAGGGTCTAGGGCATCAAGTCAAAATCGCGCATAATGGATGCGAGGCGGTTCAACTCTCTGACACGGAATCCTTCGACTTGATTCTAATGGATCTCGAGATGCCTGAAATGGACGGGATCCAGGCGACGCGACAGATTCGCAATCGCGAATACGGTACGAATAGACACATGCCAATTATCGCGATGACCGCCCACGCAATGGAAAGCGATGAGCAGCGATGTCTTGAGGCAGGTATGGACGCCTATATCGCTAAACCAATTCGACAAAACAATGTATTTGTGACAATTGAAAATCTAATGAAGAAGGTTAAATCGAGGTCCTCTCTATGA